In the genome of Gloeotrichia echinulata CP02, one region contains:
- a CDS encoding glycoside hydrolase 100 family protein, translating to MQLNELLTSEKIEEEAWKTLEKSILYYQGRPIGTLAAYDESVEALNYDQCFVRDFVSSALIFLIKGRTDIVRNFLEETLKLQPKERALDAYKPGRGLIPASFKVVLSNGEEYLEADFGEHAIARVTPVDSCLWWIILLRAYVVATDDYSLAYEPEFQNGIRLIMEICLANRFDMYPTLLVPDGACMIDRRMGIYGHPLELQVLFYTALRASREMLICEGNQDVVAAIDNRLPLLCAHIRQHYWIDINRLNAIYRFKSEEYGKTAVNLFNIYADSLPYYELDKWLPIKGGYLAGNVGPSQLDTRFFSLGNLMAIISDLASEEQSQAIMNLIDERWDDLVGDMPMKICFPALENEEYKIVTGCDPKNIPWSYHNGGSWPVLMWMLAASAVKTNRTNLIQKAIEISQTRLIEDEWPEYYDGKRGRLIGKQARKYQTWTITGFLLAKELIKNPSYLPLVSFGKLPPEVVSRACEFEIRSVDSYLSR from the coding sequence ATGCAACTAAATGAACTGCTGACATCTGAAAAAATAGAAGAGGAAGCTTGGAAAACACTCGAAAAATCCATTCTCTATTATCAAGGGCGTCCTATTGGCACTCTAGCCGCCTATGATGAATCTGTAGAGGCTCTGAATTATGACCAATGCTTTGTCCGGGATTTTGTATCATCTGCTCTAATTTTTCTGATTAAAGGTAGAACAGATATTGTCCGTAATTTTCTAGAAGAAACCCTAAAGTTACAGCCTAAAGAAAGAGCATTAGATGCTTATAAGCCTGGTCGAGGTTTAATCCCCGCTAGCTTTAAAGTGGTATTATCAAATGGTGAAGAATATTTAGAAGCAGATTTTGGTGAACATGCGATCGCCAGAGTTACACCAGTTGATTCTTGTCTCTGGTGGATTATTTTATTGCGTGCTTATGTTGTCGCTACAGATGATTATTCTCTAGCCTATGAACCTGAATTCCAAAATGGTATCAGGTTAATTATGGAAATCTGTTTGGCGAATCGATTTGATATGTACCCAACGCTATTGGTTCCAGATGGCGCTTGTATGATTGACCGTCGGATGGGTATATATGGTCATCCTCTAGAACTTCAGGTTTTATTCTATACGGCATTGCGTGCTTCTCGCGAAATGCTGATTTGTGAAGGTAATCAAGATGTTGTCGCCGCAATTGATAACCGCTTACCTCTTTTATGCGCTCATATTCGTCAACATTATTGGATAGATATTAATCGCCTCAATGCTATTTATCGTTTCAAGAGTGAAGAGTATGGCAAAACGGCTGTTAATCTTTTCAATATATATGCTGATTCCCTTCCTTATTATGAATTGGATAAGTGGCTACCTATAAAAGGTGGTTATCTTGCCGGCAATGTTGGACCATCCCAGCTAGATACTCGCTTCTTTTCTCTGGGAAATTTAATGGCTATTATTTCTGACCTTGCTAGTGAAGAACAGTCACAAGCAATTATGAATCTCATTGATGAAAGATGGGATGATTTGGTAGGAGATATGCCAATGAAAATCTGTTTCCCAGCCTTAGAAAATGAGGAATATAAAATTGTCACTGGATGTGATCCAAAAAATATACCTTGGTCTTATCATAATGGTGGCAGTTGGCCTGTGTTAATGTGGATGTTGGCAGCATCGGCTGTGAAAACTAACAGAACAAATCTCATCCAAAAGGCTATTGAAATTTCTCAAACACGCCTGATTGAAGATGAATGGCCAGAATATTATGATGGTAAAAGAGGGCGATTGATTGGTAAACAAGCTAGAAAATATCAAACCTGGACTATTACTGGTTTCTTATTGGCAAAAGAGTTGATCAAGAACCCCTCTTATTTACCATTAGTCAGTTTTGGTAAATTACCCCCAGAAGTGGTTTCT
- a CDS encoding Coenzyme F420 hydrogenase/dehydrogenase, beta subunit C-terminal domain, giving the protein MTSVNSSKHKKARALKPTSRRPAKELCSECGLCDTYYIHYVKEACAFINQQIDELETQTHTRKRNLDNPDELYFGVHQDMIAAQKQQPIEGAQWTGIVSSIAIEMLNRGIVEGVVCVQNTKEDRFSPMPVIARTPEEILAARVNKPTLSPNLSVLEQIEKSGMKRLLVIGVGCQIQALRAVEKQLGLEKLYVLGTPCVDNVTRAGLQKFLETTSRSPDTVVHYEFMQDFRVHFKHEDGSTETVPFFGLKTNKLKDVFAPSCMSCFDYVNSLADLVVGYMGAPFGWQWIVVRNDTGKEMLDLVKDQLDTQPVMSQGNRKEAVQQSIPAYDKAVTLPMWAAKLMGVVIEKIGPKGLEYARFSIDSHFTRNYLYVKRNHPEKLAAHVPEFAKRIVGQYKLPKE; this is encoded by the coding sequence ATGACCTCAGTTAATTCTAGCAAGCACAAAAAAGCCAGAGCCTTAAAACCCACCAGCCGCCGACCAGCCAAAGAACTGTGTAGCGAGTGCGGACTGTGCGATACATACTACATCCACTACGTCAAAGAAGCCTGCGCCTTCATCAATCAACAAATCGACGAACTCGAAACACAAACCCACACCCGAAAGCGGAACCTCGACAACCCCGATGAACTTTACTTTGGTGTTCATCAAGACATGATAGCAGCGCAGAAACAGCAGCCCATAGAAGGCGCCCAGTGGACAGGAATTGTCAGCAGCATAGCCATTGAAATGCTGAATCGCGGCATAGTCGAAGGCGTTGTCTGCGTGCAGAACACCAAAGAAGACCGCTTTAGTCCCATGCCAGTCATCGCCCGTACCCCCGAAGAAATACTAGCAGCCAGAGTAAACAAACCAACCCTATCCCCCAACCTTTCCGTATTAGAACAGATAGAAAAATCGGGGATGAAGCGGCTACTAGTCATAGGCGTTGGTTGCCAAATCCAGGCACTCAGAGCCGTAGAAAAACAACTAGGCTTAGAAAAACTCTACGTTTTAGGTACACCATGCGTAGATAACGTCACCCGCGCCGGACTGCAAAAATTTCTAGAAACCACCAGCCGCTCACCCGATACCGTAGTGCATTACGAATTCATGCAAGACTTCCGAGTACACTTCAAACATGAAGATGGCTCCACAGAAACCGTACCCTTCTTTGGCTTAAAAACCAACAAACTCAAAGATGTCTTTGCCCCCTCCTGCATGAGTTGCTTCGATTACGTCAACTCCCTAGCCGATTTAGTAGTTGGCTATATGGGCGCCCCCTTCGGCTGGCAATGGATTGTAGTCAGAAACGATACAGGCAAAGAAATGCTGGACTTAGTAAAAGACCAACTAGACACCCAGCCAGTCATGTCCCAAGGGAACCGGAAAGAAGCCGTACAGCAAAGCATACCCGCCTATGATAAAGCCGTCACCTTGCCAATGTGGGCAGCAAAACTCATGGGTGTCGTGATTGAGAAAATTGGCCCCAAGGGTTTGGAATATGCGCGGTTTTCCATAGATTCTCACTTTACGCGGAATTATTTGTATGTCAAGCGGAATCATCCAGAGAAATTAGCAGCGCATGTGCCGGAGTTTGCCAAGCGGATTGTTGGGCAGTATAAGCTACCAAAGGAATAG
- a CDS encoding GxxExxY protein gives MNENEIAKEIVDAAYKVHTTLGPGLLESVYQKVMEYELGKRGLRVEAELPIPVVYRKFGSRAAVRRRLFGKIVATGRALSVGLGDVRRAMPAIAV, from the coding sequence ATGAATGAGAATGAAATTGCAAAGGAGATTGTTGATGCTGCTTACAAAGTTCACACGACTTTGGGGCCTGGGTTGTTGGAATCTGTTTATCAGAAAGTGATGGAATATGAGCTAGGGAAGCGAGGATTGCGGGTAGAAGCCGAACTCCCCATACCCGTTGTTTACCGAAAGTTTGGGTCTAGAGCCGCCGTTCGGAGACGGCTTTTTGGTAAAATAGTGGCAACAGGCAGGGCATTGTCTGTCGGGCTAGGTGATGTAAGACGGGCTATGCCTGCAATTGCTGTTTGA
- a CDS encoding methionine gamma-lyase family protein: MNSLEQLRQAEQALLEIFSGIDAQVKHNLQRVLNAFRDHRVGAHHFAGVSGYGHDDLGRETLDKVFAQVMGAEAAAVRVQFVSGTHAIACALFGVLRPGDELLAVAGSPYDTLEEVIGLRGKGQGSLIEFGIKYRQLELTKEGTIDWQTLSQSIGDRTRSVLIQRSCGYSWRPSLSIDDIAKIVHLVKQQNPQTICFVDNCYGEFIETKEPTDVGADLIAGSLIKNPGGTIVTAGGYIAGRADLVEAAACRLTAPGIGSYGGATFDQNRLLFQGLFLAPQMVGEAMKGTHLTGYVFDKLGYPVNPPPLAPRRDVIQAIKLGSPERLIAFCKAVQQNSPIGSYLDPIPDEMPGYESQVVMAGGTFIEGSTLEFSADGPLREPYVVYCQGGTHWTHIAIALEAAIDAVGRA; encoded by the coding sequence ATGAACAGCTTGGAACAGCTGCGGCAAGCAGAACAGGCACTGTTAGAGATTTTTTCTGGAATTGACGCTCAGGTCAAGCATAATCTGCAACGAGTACTGAACGCATTTCGTGATCACCGTGTAGGCGCACACCACTTTGCGGGCGTAAGCGGTTATGGTCACGATGATTTAGGCCGAGAAACTTTAGATAAAGTTTTTGCCCAAGTAATGGGTGCCGAAGCAGCAGCGGTGCGGGTACAGTTTGTTTCGGGGACTCACGCGATCGCTTGTGCATTATTTGGTGTACTCCGTCCTGGAGATGAATTGCTAGCAGTGGCTGGTTCTCCCTACGATACGCTAGAAGAAGTAATTGGATTAAGGGGAAAAGGACAAGGCTCCCTAATTGAGTTTGGCATAAAATACCGCCAATTAGAGCTGACTAAAGAAGGAACAATCGATTGGCAAACCTTAAGCCAGAGTATCGGCGATCGCACCCGTTCAGTATTAATTCAGCGTTCCTGCGGGTATTCATGGCGACCTAGCCTATCCATCGACGACATCGCAAAAATCGTCCACCTAGTCAAACAGCAAAATCCCCAGACCATTTGCTTTGTAGACAACTGCTACGGCGAATTCATCGAAACCAAAGAACCCACAGACGTAGGCGCCGACTTAATAGCCGGGTCATTAATTAAAAATCCAGGCGGTACAATAGTCACCGCCGGCGGTTATATAGCCGGTCGCGCCGACTTAGTAGAAGCAGCCGCCTGTCGCCTCACCGCTCCCGGCATCGGTAGTTATGGTGGTGCCACATTTGACCAAAACCGCCTCCTCTTCCAAGGGTTATTTCTGGCACCACAGATGGTAGGCGAAGCCATGAAAGGAACGCACCTCACTGGTTACGTATTTGACAAACTCGGTTATCCAGTCAATCCCCCACCCCTGGCGCCCCGGCGAGATGTGATTCAGGCAATTAAGCTCGGTTCTCCCGAAAGGCTGATAGCCTTCTGCAAAGCCGTACAACAAAATTCCCCCATCGGTTCCTACCTCGACCCCATCCCCGACGAAATGCCAGGCTACGAGAGCCAGGTAGTCATGGCTGGCGGGACATTCATTGAAGGCAGTACCTTAGAGTTTTCCGCCGATGGTCCTTTACGTGAGCCGTATGTCGTATATTGCCAGGGGGGGACTCATTGGACTCATATTGCGATCGCACTAGAGGCGGCGATTGATGCTGTGGGGAGGGCTTAA
- a CDS encoding acyl-CoA desaturase: protein MTIATSTKPQINWVNTLFFVFLHIGALFALLPSNFSWAGLGVGLFLYWLTGGLGITLGFHRLVTHRSFQTPKWLEYVFVFFGTLACQGGPIEWVGTHRMHHLHSDTEQDPHDSNRGFWWSHMGWLIYQSPTQPEVPRFTKDIAEDPVYQFFQKYFILIQFALGLALLLLGGWSMLVWGVFVRIVWVYHCTWLVNSATHKFGYRSHESGDNSTNCWWVAVLVFGEGWHNNHHAFQYSARHGLQWWEVDLTWMTIQLLQILGLATNVKLAPIK from the coding sequence ATGACAATTGCTACCTCAACTAAACCTCAAATTAACTGGGTTAATACCCTGTTTTTCGTTTTTCTGCACATCGGCGCTCTGTTTGCCTTGCTTCCTAGTAATTTTAGCTGGGCTGGGCTTGGTGTAGGTTTATTTCTCTACTGGCTGACTGGTGGTTTAGGTATTACCCTGGGATTTCACCGTCTTGTCACTCACCGTAGTTTTCAAACACCTAAGTGGCTGGAGTATGTTTTTGTTTTTTTCGGGACTCTGGCCTGTCAAGGCGGTCCAATTGAGTGGGTAGGCACACACCGTATGCATCATTTGCACTCGGATACTGAGCAAGATCCCCATGATTCTAATCGGGGTTTCTGGTGGAGCCACATGGGTTGGCTGATTTACCAATCTCCCACTCAACCTGAAGTTCCTCGTTTTACTAAAGATATTGCCGAAGACCCAGTTTATCAGTTTTTCCAAAAATATTTCATTTTGATTCAGTTTGCTCTGGGTTTAGCTCTGCTACTCTTGGGTGGCTGGTCGATGCTTGTTTGGGGTGTTTTTGTGCGGATTGTCTGGGTTTACCACTGCACCTGGTTGGTGAATAGTGCTACCCATAAATTCGGCTATCGTAGCCATGAATCTGGTGATAATTCTACTAACTGCTGGTGGGTCGCCGTCCTAGTTTTCGGTGAAGGCTGGCATAATAACCACCATGCTTTTCAATACTCAGCCCGTCATGGTTTGCAATGGTGGGAAGTTGATCTAACTTGGATGACGATTCAATTGCTACAAATACTCGGTTTGGCTACAAATGTCAAGCTGGCGCCCATAAAGTAG
- a CDS encoding fatty acid desaturase, with protein MTTSTINNQKPADDLGDSNLRLTDIVKTLPKECFQQDIRKAWTRALTSVVMVGLGYFILTITPWFLLPLAWIFTGTALTGFFVIGHDCGHRSFAKRPWVNDLVGHIFMMPLIYPFHSWRIKHNYHHTHTNKLDEDNAWHPIRPEVFEGFTPLKKFAFERFIRNYLWWVGSIGHWAVVHFDWRNFKTKDQSSIKLSVAVVVVFAAIAFPILIATTGIWGFVKFWLLPWMVYHFWMSTFTIVHHTASDVPFVAVNKWNEALAQLFGTIHCDYPRWVEFLCHDINVHVPHHISTAIPSYNLRMAYSSIKENWGDYLHEECQFSWPLMKNIADHCQLYTTDVGYQSFKDYYAEK; from the coding sequence ATGACTACATCAACAATAAATAACCAAAAACCAGCTGATGACCTGGGTGATTCCAACCTGAGGCTAACAGATATTGTCAAAACTCTGCCCAAAGAATGTTTTCAGCAAGATATTCGTAAGGCTTGGACTAGGGCGTTGACCAGTGTTGTGATGGTAGGCTTAGGCTACTTTATTCTGACAATTACACCTTGGTTTCTCTTACCCCTAGCTTGGATTTTTACAGGGACTGCGTTAACAGGTTTTTTTGTCATTGGTCATGATTGTGGCCATCGTTCGTTCGCCAAACGTCCCTGGGTGAATGATCTGGTAGGACACATATTCATGATGCCTTTGATTTACCCGTTTCACAGCTGGCGAATTAAACATAATTATCATCATACTCATACCAATAAGCTGGATGAGGACAACGCTTGGCACCCTATCAGACCAGAAGTGTTTGAAGGTTTTACTCCACTGAAGAAGTTTGCGTTTGAACGGTTCATACGTAACTACTTATGGTGGGTTGGTTCTATTGGACATTGGGCTGTTGTACATTTTGATTGGCGGAATTTTAAAACTAAAGACCAATCAAGTATTAAGCTTTCTGTGGCTGTAGTCGTGGTCTTTGCGGCGATCGCTTTCCCCATTCTCATCGCTACAACTGGTATCTGGGGATTTGTCAAATTTTGGCTCTTACCCTGGATGGTTTACCATTTCTGGATGAGTACCTTTACTATCGTTCACCATACTGCTTCAGATGTTCCGTTTGTCGCAGTTAATAAGTGGAATGAGGCTCTAGCACAGCTATTTGGTACAATTCACTGTGATTACCCCCGTTGGGTAGAGTTCCTCTGCCACGATATCAATGTCCACGTCCCCCATCACATCTCTACTGCTATTCCTTCTTATAATTTGCGGATGGCTTACAGCAGTATTAAGGAAAATTGGGGCGATTATCTCCATGAAGAATGTCAGTTTTCTTGGCCTTTAATGAAGAACATCGCAGACCATTGTCAACTTTACACAACTGATGTTGGATATCAGTCTTTTAAAGACTATTACGCTGAAAAATAA
- a CDS encoding fatty acid desaturase, with protein MSSNTINLNHSQSSPSSEVATKLPFTLQDLKAAIPAECFQPNVAKSLYYFFRDILIIGLLYAVANYLDSWYFWPVFWLMQGTMFWALFVVGHDCGHQSFSQHKWLNDLIGHLSHTPILVPYHGWRISHRTHHKNTGNIDNDESWYPVTESQYNEMDSLQKIGRYYVFLLAYPIYLFKRSPNKEGSHFSPNSSLFKPSEKWDIITSTTLWIGMVALLGFLTYQWGWMWLLKNYAVPYIVFVIWLDLVTFLHHTEPELPWYRGDDWTFLKGAISSIDRDYGLINHIHHDIGTHVAHHIFLNMPHYNLLKATEAIKPIMGEYYHKSQEPIWKALWRSAISCHFVPDAGGQVYYTSNNK; from the coding sequence GTGTCATCAAATACCATTAATTTAAACCATTCCCAGAGTTCTCCATCATCTGAAGTTGCAACTAAACTTCCCTTTACTCTTCAAGATTTAAAAGCAGCAATACCTGCTGAATGTTTTCAGCCCAATGTGGCAAAATCACTATATTACTTTTTTCGTGATATCTTGATTATCGGTCTGCTTTATGCAGTTGCTAATTACTTGGATTCTTGGTATTTCTGGCCAGTGTTCTGGCTCATGCAAGGAACAATGTTTTGGGCTTTGTTTGTCGTCGGACATGACTGCGGACACCAATCTTTTTCTCAGCATAAATGGCTGAATGATTTGATTGGACATCTTTCCCATACACCGATTCTTGTTCCTTATCACGGTTGGCGAATTAGTCACAGAACTCATCACAAAAATACTGGCAATATCGATAATGATGAAAGCTGGTACCCAGTGACGGAATCGCAGTATAACGAAATGGATTCGCTGCAAAAGATAGGCCGATATTATGTATTTTTATTGGCTTATCCAATATATTTGTTTAAGCGTTCTCCCAATAAAGAAGGTTCCCACTTTTCACCGAATAGCTCACTCTTCAAACCATCCGAAAAATGGGATATCATTACTAGCACTACCCTATGGATTGGTATGGTAGCGTTGCTTGGTTTCCTCACCTACCAATGGGGTTGGATGTGGTTGCTGAAAAATTACGCTGTACCCTACATTGTGTTTGTAATTTGGTTGGATTTGGTGACATTTTTGCATCATACTGAACCAGAACTTCCCTGGTATCGTGGAGATGATTGGACTTTCTTAAAAGGTGCGATTTCTAGCATTGACCGTGATTACGGGTTGATCAATCACATCCATCACGATATTGGTACTCATGTAGCTCACCACATCTTCTTGAATATGCCTCACTACAATTTGCTCAAGGCAACTGAGGCAATCAAACCGATTATGGGTGAATATTACCACAAGTCACAGGAGCCAATTTGGAAAGCTTTATGGCGTTCAGCTATTAGCTGTCATTTTGTTCCCGATGCTGGCGGACAGGTCTACTATACTTCCAATAATAAGTAA
- a CDS encoding RNA-guided endonuclease TnpB family protein yields the protein MLVLEYKVKAKKHQYDAINEAIRTTQFIRNKAIRYWMDSPKEAKINKIALNNYSTALRKEFKFVEELNSMACQAATERAWSAIDRFYHNCKKKRQCGLGVSPSGATAVVAGKKGYPRFQKDNRSVEYKTSGWSLNQTKRRIIFTDKKGIGEVKLLGKWDIETYPVKQIKRVRLLKKADGFYCQFCIDVDVESESRIADGEIGLDVGLEFFYSDSNGNHVENPRFLRKSEKAIKHAQRQIYKKEKGKNQRRKARNRYARKHLKVSRQRKEHALKLARNVCKANALVAYVRRSRCRRLNLNIKGMVKNHCLAKSINDASWSLFRSWLEYFAAKFNSTVVAVNPRMTSQKCSDCGTIVKKSLSTRSHVCSCGCSLQRDVNAAKNILNLVSDTLRDAKARVGHTQSNASGLVTSTLIGVSLLEQVTRMKEESPDFTSK from the coding sequence ATGCTGGTTTTAGAGTACAAAGTCAAAGCTAAAAAGCATCAATACGATGCAATTAATGAGGCTATCCGTACAACTCAATTCATCAGAAATAAAGCTATACGCTACTGGATGGATTCCCCAAAAGAAGCCAAAATTAATAAAATTGCTTTAAATAATTACTCAACAGCGTTACGCAAAGAGTTTAAATTTGTTGAGGAATTAAACTCAATGGCTTGCCAAGCTGCAACTGAACGAGCATGGTCTGCCATTGATAGGTTCTACCATAACTGTAAGAAGAAGAGGCAGTGCGGTCTTGGGGTCTCCCCAAGTGGAGCAACTGCCGTAGTAGCAGGTAAAAAGGGCTATCCCAGATTTCAAAAAGATAACCGTTCGGTGGAATATAAAACCTCTGGATGGTCGTTAAATCAAACTAAAAGACGCATCATATTTACTGATAAAAAAGGTATTGGTGAAGTAAAGTTACTTGGTAAATGGGATATCGAAACTTACCCAGTTAAGCAAATTAAGCGTGTTAGATTGCTCAAAAAAGCCGATGGATTCTATTGTCAATTCTGCATTGATGTAGATGTTGAATCTGAGTCTAGAATTGCTGACGGTGAAATAGGTCTAGACGTTGGTCTAGAGTTTTTCTACTCAGATTCTAATGGTAATCATGTAGAAAACCCTAGATTTTTGAGGAAATCTGAGAAAGCAATTAAACACGCTCAGAGACAGATTTACAAAAAAGAGAAAGGCAAAAACCAAAGAAGAAAAGCACGAAACAGGTATGCTCGAAAACATTTAAAAGTAAGTAGGCAACGGAAAGAACACGCTCTTAAATTGGCGCGTAACGTATGCAAAGCTAACGCTTTAGTAGCCTATGTTCGGCGAAGCCGTTGCCGAAGGCTAAATTTGAATATTAAAGGCATGGTAAAAAATCACTGTCTAGCCAAGAGCATTAATGATGCATCTTGGTCACTTTTCCGCAGTTGGTTAGAATATTTTGCAGCTAAATTTAACAGCACTGTTGTTGCTGTCAATCCTAGAATGACATCTCAAAAATGTTCGGATTGTGGAACAATTGTCAAAAAATCCCTCTCAACTCGTAGCCATGTATGTAGTTGTGGTTGCAGTTTGCAGAGGGATGTTAATGCTGCAAAAAATATTCTAAATCTTGTCTCCGACACGCTCCGCGATGCAAAAGCTAGGGTAGGGCATACCCAAAGTAACGCTTCTGGACTAGTAACCTCTACTCTAATTGGCGTAAGCCTGTTAGAGCAAGTTACTAGGATGAAGGAAGAATCCCCCGACTTTACGAGTAAGTGA
- a CDS encoding Uma2 family endonuclease codes for MTLTIQDVERLQQKLQDEQQDYQIELQAGNILVMGPSDIESSEIGAQLIYLLKLWVNPRKLGRIFDSSGGFIMPNTDLRAPDVSFVAASRLKRTVRDFAELVPDLVVEIKSKTDRISKLQEKIKLFLELGARVGILINPDQLTVTVYRPNGDVQILTGDDKLTIHELLPGWEVAISEIWPPVFE; via the coding sequence ATGACGCTCACTATTCAAGATGTAGAAAGACTACAACAAAAACTACAAGATGAACAGCAGGATTACCAAATAGAACTGCAAGCCGGAAATATTCTAGTTATGGGTCCATCAGATATTGAGTCTAGTGAAATCGGCGCTCAGTTGATATACTTATTAAAACTTTGGGTTAATCCTCGTAAGCTCGGGCGGATATTTGACTCAAGTGGTGGATTTATCATGCCTAACACAGATTTACGCGCCCCTGATGTTTCTTTTGTAGCGGCGTCAAGACTAAAACGAACTGTGCGCGATTTTGCCGAGTTAGTACCTGATTTGGTAGTAGAAATAAAATCGAAAACAGACAGAATTTCTAAATTGCAAGAGAAAATTAAGCTGTTTTTAGAATTAGGTGCAAGGGTAGGAATATTAATTAATCCAGACCAGTTAACTGTAACTGTATATCGTCCTAATGGTGATGTTCAAATTTTAACTGGGGATGATAAGTTAACTATTCATGAGTTATTACCTGGTTGGGAAGTGGCGATTTCTGAAATATGGCCGCCCGTATTTGAGTAG
- a CDS encoding DUF29 family protein produces the protein MEELLTLKELLLEGKISQALELVEELEEMSKSDKLNKIFSYGIIVLLHLIKQAAEKRSTRSWETSIFNSVKQIQRTNQRPKGKGYYLQEDELLETLQDAYESALRKAALEAFEGSYKADELGDLVNQDAVIQEAMDLILRG, from the coding sequence ATGGAAGAGTTATTAACTTTAAAGGAATTATTGCTTGAGGGGAAGATTTCCCAAGCTTTGGAGTTGGTGGAAGAGTTGGAGGAAATGAGTAAGTCTGATAAATTGAATAAAATTTTTAGTTATGGAATTATTGTTTTATTGCACTTGATTAAACAAGCGGCTGAAAAACGCTCTACTAGGTCTTGGGAAACTTCTATTTTTAATTCTGTTAAGCAAATTCAACGCACTAATCAACGTCCAAAGGGTAAGGGTTATTATTTACAGGAAGATGAATTATTGGAAACCTTACAAGATGCTTATGAGTCGGCTTTAAGAAAGGCTGCTTTGGAGGCTTTTGAAGGAAGCTATAAAGCAGATGAATTAGGAGATTTGGTCAATCAAGATGCAGTGATTCAAGAAGCTATGGATTTGATTTTGCGAGGATGA
- a CDS encoding glutamate-5-semialdehyde dehydrogenase encodes MTSEAIDDYPEPMNSAKRAYQASLKLGIAKGVDRSRAVLAMARGLERSFDDILEANTLDLEASREMAVPELILDWLKLTPTRLETTVGILQRLGELSDPLRRVRNAEYQQEDSQSYSQLMPLGVIGFIYEAFPDLGAIAAGLCIKTGNCIILKGSTEASHSNAAIAEVLQTAVTEVGLPPGCIELITAEHGASIRDLVVQDKYLNLVIPYGRSSLVQQVMRQATCPVLKSAMGNCYLYWSLNASLEMVRWMIIDSHESEPDPVNAIEKVLIHRQALPSSLAVLWNSLQEKGFEVKGDAELQEAFPQLQLAKEAEWGNPYLTKTVAFKLVDSLEAAIAWINQHSSGHADCIVTESYQESRQFALGVNSASTYINASPRFSRNPSRGETVFLGMSNQKGHRRGFISLETLTTVKHIVQGNGRF; translated from the coding sequence ATGACCTCTGAAGCTATTGATGATTACCCCGAACCAATGAACAGCGCTAAACGCGCTTATCAAGCTTCCCTAAAGTTGGGAATTGCCAAGGGAGTAGACCGCAGTCGTGCTGTTTTGGCAATGGCACGGGGGCTGGAACGTTCATTTGACGACATTCTCGAAGCCAATACCTTGGATTTAGAAGCAAGTCGAGAAATGGCGGTACCAGAGTTAATTTTGGATTGGCTGAAGCTAACTCCCACTAGGCTAGAGACAACAGTAGGAATTCTCCAACGATTGGGGGAATTATCAGATCCGCTGCGGCGAGTAAGAAACGCTGAGTATCAACAGGAAGACTCCCAGAGTTACTCCCAGTTAATGCCTTTGGGAGTAATTGGGTTTATTTATGAGGCGTTTCCCGATTTAGGGGCGATCGCAGCGGGTTTATGTATCAAGACTGGCAATTGTATAATACTCAAAGGTAGTACCGAAGCCAGTCATTCTAACGCGGCGATCGCCGAGGTACTGCAAACCGCTGTGACGGAAGTAGGTTTGCCACCAGGCTGTATCGAATTGATTACAGCAGAACACGGTGCTTCAATTCGGGATTTAGTAGTCCAAGACAAGTACCTAAATTTAGTGATTCCCTACGGACGTTCTAGCTTAGTACAGCAGGTAATGCGACAAGCAACTTGCCCAGTGTTAAAATCAGCAATGGGCAATTGTTACCTTTATTGGTCGCTGAATGCCAGCTTAGAGATGGTGCGCTGGATGATTATCGATAGCCATGAAAGCGAACCTGATCCGGTAAATGCCATTGAAAAAGTCCTAATTCATCGCCAAGCCTTACCATCGTCCTTAGCAGTTTTGTGGAACAGCTTACAGGAGAAAGGCTTTGAAGTCAAAGGAGATGCGGAACTACAAGAAGCTTTTCCCCAATTGCAGCTGGCTAAAGAAGCTGAATGGGGAAACCCTTATTTAACTAAGACAGTAGCTTTTAAACTAGTCGATAGCTTAGAGGCGGCGATCGCCTGGATTAATCAACACAGTAGCGGTCACGCCGACTGCATTGTTACTGAATCATATCAGGAAAGTCGGCAGTTTGCTTTAGGAGTTAACAGCGCCTCTACCTACATCAACGCCTCCCCCCGTTTTTCCCGCAACCCATCGCGGGGAGAAACGGTATTTCTCGGTATGTCTAATCAAAAAGGTCATCGTCGCGGGTTTATTAGTTTGGAAACCTTGACAACAGTCAAGCATATTGTGCAGGGGAATGGTAGGTTTTAG